The following is a genomic window from Helicobacter sp. NHP19-003.
GCAAAGTCTACGATCTCTCTGTGTATGCCCAAATGCAAATCGATTTTTTAATGGCAAAAGAGCATGATGGATTTTGAAGTTTGGGATAATGACAAACCCGAACTCAACATCACCCCTTTGGTGGATATCATGTTGGTACTTTTAGCAATCTTGATGGTCACCACGCCCACGATCACCTATAAAGAAAACATCCAGCTTCCACACGGCTCTAAAAACGCCCGTGCGTCCAAAACCCAATTTTTAGAGGTGCGTATGGACTTAGCGGGCAAGATTTATGTCAATGAGCGCACCTACTCACTCGCCAATTTTGCCGACTCGTTCCAACTGTGGGCAAAACAGCTGGACAAGAGCATGGCCGTGCATGTACGGGCGGACAAACGCCTCACTTACGACAAAATCATTTATCTTCTCAAGAGCCTTAGAGAAGCGGGGTTTTACAAGGTTTCTCTAGTTACAAGTGCCTGATGCGTGCGGGTCTATTTGTGGGCTGTGGCTTGTTAGCCCTGTTGTGTTATGCCTTGCTTTTGGGCTTGTTGCTCTTTAAACCCGCTGAAAGCATCCCCCCTTGGCCATCCCCCCATAGAGGTGGATTTGATCGACAATCCGCCCCCTCCTAGCCCCACCCCACAAGAGATCGGTCTGGGGGTGAGGGACATGTTTAGCGCCATCCCAGACAAACAAGCCCCTGAAAATGACCCCCAAGAAGCCAAGGCCGTGCAAAAAGCCCAAGACTTGCTAAGAAACATCCAATTTGACAAGCTAGACACAAGCACCTTTAAGGACCTGCAAGAGAGTTTGGCGCAATTAGAGGACATCAAAGACTTGCAGGCCAAAAAAATGGAGGTGCAAGTCCCCAAAGAGGAAGAGAGCGCCCTCAAAGAGGACCAGGCATGGTTTGCCGCCA
Proteins encoded in this region:
- a CDS encoding biopolymer transporter ExbD, with protein sequence MDFEVWDNDKPELNITPLVDIMLVLLAILMVTTPTITYKENIQLPHGSKNARASKTQFLEVRMDLAGKIYVNERTYSLANFADSFQLWAKQLDKSMAVHVRADKRLTYDKIIYLLKSLREAGFYKVSLVTSA
- a CDS encoding TonB C-terminal domain-containing protein codes for the protein MDLIDNPPPPSPTPQEIGLGVRDMFSAIPDKQAPENDPQEAKAVQKAQDLLRNIQFDKLDTSTFKDLQESLAQLEDIKDLQAKKMEVQVPKEEESALKEDQAWFAAIYQILYSQWKSSFDQKTSVGALITIYPSGQMRFSLVDFSPFREYNQQIEKLLTHLQGQNFPPYPQGRAITLKVNFKTKDK